A genomic window from Silene latifolia isolate original U9 population chromosome Y, ASM4854445v1, whole genome shotgun sequence includes:
- the LOC141627571 gene encoding uncharacterized protein LOC141627571 encodes MSFTKVELEHKSEWAVKQCNLDYDLAGQERKLQLQELEELRLESYENARNYKERAKVFHDQNIARRSFRVGQKVLLFNSRLKLFSRKLRSRWLGPYVITNIFPHGAVEIRSIDTNHTFKVNGHSQALLRKE; translated from the coding sequence atgtcatttaccAAAGTGGAATTGGAACATAAGTCCGAATGGGCGGTGAAACAATGTAACTTAGACTACGATCTGGCTGGCCAAGAACGGAAATTGCAATTACAAGAGTTAGAGGAACTGAGATTAGAGTCGTATGAGAATGCTAGGAACTATAAGGAGAGGGCTAAGGTTTTTCATGATCAGAACATTGCTCGAAGGTCTTTTAGAGTCGGACAGAAGGTGTTATTGTTTAATTCTCGTTTAAAGTTGTTTTCTAGAAAGCTCAGATCACGATGGTTGGGCCCTTATGTTATTACTAATATTTTCCCCCATGGAGCTGTTGAAATACGAAGTATTGATACTAACCATACTTTTAAGGTGAATGGTCACAGTCAAGCCCTTTTACGAAAGGAGTGA
- the LOC141633704 gene encoding uncharacterized protein LOC141633704 isoform X2 encodes MYMGVPQKIYQNMCMHNTRRSKGPVTFDPEIEKTARRLRKEFLEKKAEEALHLDKFFCEKEIKMAEKTLKQLATPDVTTTPLSIVFPTLQKPLKLNSSFLNLLPKFYGRSNELPNMHLVAFDLACSSMESEGVKPEDIKLRSFPFSLEESAKEWLFYLPPGSITSWDKLKIAFLEKFQPASRVASIRKEISGIKQGRDESLCEYWERFNRLCASCPQHQISEQLLLFYFYEGLLTKDRGYIDAASGGSLAEKTPTEARNLINNMALNTQQFGTRRDVGEASRVNNVDITSIKDQMQENAQQIATLTTLVSKLVSDQSKPTVCSMNSDIVYTDTAGQPFIIANPEQVNALDGFNNQQRKYDPLSNTYNEGWKDHPNLRYGSGPRPQQNFQNNFQNNFRQQAPQPPSLEEMMKQLTSTVSQVHNQGVSYQQKTDAHLQQIDTQMGQICTTLSNIQTTLGGKLPAQPIPNPKESAQSVTLRSGRVLSEPEVNANIEKELEVRPLGKPEVEGQVIHKSKGLKSDLTVPTFKDPSPFPTRFAKTKKIELENEILKTFRKVELNLPLLDAIKQIPKYAKFLKELCTNKRNIKNKTAEKVSVGENVSALIQRKVPTKFNDPGMFSIPCTIGSSKFERCMLDLGASINVMPKSVYESLHGGKLVGTDVMIQLADRSYAYPLGVLEDVLVQVGDLIFPADFYILDMGDSRDSTNVPLLLGRPFLKTSRAKIDVHNGILTMEFDGEVITFNIFDAMKYSDTIGSVCAVNYIDVIDWIAQQVFDDDHATNLSDMTGTLVPTSDIVNLSFVDSGKESTKLSLPPSSQKLVPSIIKAPELELKPLPANLKYAFLGENETLPVIISSSLSLQQEEKLLNVLRKYKEAIGWTLADIKGISPTLCMHRIFLEKDAKPSQKPQRRLNP; translated from the exons ATGTACATGGGAGTACCTCAGAAAATATATCAGAACAT GTGTATGCACAACACTCGTCGCTCAAAGGGACCAGTGACTTTTGATCCAGAGATAGAGAAGACAGCAAGGAGGCTGAGGAAAGAGTTCTTGGAAAAGAAAGCGGAAGAAGCCTTACACCTGGACAAGTTCTTTTGCGAAAAAGAAATTAAAATGGCTGAAAAGACACTGAAGCAGCTGGCCACGCCTGATGTGACCACAACTCCTCTGAGTATCGTATTTCCTACTCTTCAAAAGCCTTTAAAATTAAATTCCAGTTTTCTTAATTTACTCCCTAAGTTTTATGGTCGATCAAATGAGTTACCTAACATGCATTTAGTTGCATTTGACCTGGCATGTTCATCTATGGAGAGTGAGGGGGTAAAACCTGAGGATATTAAATTACGTTCTTTTCCATTCTCATTAGAGGAGTCTGCTAAAGAATGGCTGTTTTACTTGCCACCTGGTTCAATCACTAGCTGGGATAAACTTAAAATTGCTTTTCTAGAAAAATTTCAACCAGCTAGTAGAGTCGCGTCAATAAGAAAAGAGATAAGTGGTATAAAACAGGGCCGGGATGAGTCCTTATGCGAATATTGGGAAAGATTTAATCGTTTATGTGCATCTTGTCCCCAACACCAAATCAGTGAACAACTCCTCCTGTTTTATTTCTATGAAGGTCTTTTAACTAAAGATCGCGGTTACATTGATGCTGCTAGTGGTGGGTCTTTAGCTGAAAAAACACCCACAGAAGCTAGAAATTTGATAAATAATATGGCATTAAACACCCAACAGTTTGGTACTAGGAGAGATGTAGGAGAAGCTAGTAGGGTAAATAATGTTGACATTACGTCTATTAAGGATCAAATGCAAGAAAATGCCCAACAAATTGCTACTCTCACTACATTAGTTTCAAAACTTGTATCTGATCAGTCTAAACCAACTGTCTGTTCAATGAATTCTGATATTGTGTACACTGACACTGCTGGTCAGCCGTTTATTATTGCTAATCCTGAACAGGTTAATGCTTTGGATGGGTTTAATAATCAACAAAGAAAATATGACCCTCTCTCAAACACTTATAATGAGGGTTGGAAGGATCACCCCAATTTAAGGTATGGTTCGGGACCTAGACCacaacaaaattttcaaaataattttCAGAATAATTTTAGGCAACAGGCACCCCAACCACCGTCACTAGAAGAGATGATGAAACAGTTAACCTCTACTGTGAGTCAAGTTCATAATCAGGGTGTCTCTTACCAACAGAAAACTGATGCTCACCTACAACAAATAGACACACAAATGGGTCAAATCTGCACTACTCTGAGTAATATCCAAACTACCTTGGGGGGTAAACTACCAGCTCAACCAATTCCTAATCCTAAAGAGAGTGCTCAATCTGTAACACTTAGAAGTGGTAGGGTCTTAAGTGAACCTGAAGTAAATGCGAATATTGAGAAAGAACTTGAGGTTCGACCGTTAGGAAAACCAGag gtaGAGGGTCAAGTAATTCACAAGAGTAAAGGTCTTAAGTCTGATTTGACTGTACCAACCTTTAAAGATCCTTCCCCTTTCCCGACAAGGTTTGCTAAAACAAAGAAAATTGAACTTGAAAATGAAATCCTGAAAACTTTTAGGAAAGTGGAACTGAATTTACCCTTGCTTGATGCCATtaaacaaattcctaagtatgcAAAATTTTTAAAAGAGCTTTGTACTAATAAGAGGAATATTAAAAATAAGACTGCTGAAAAAGTAAGTGTTGGGGAAAATGTGTCTGCTCTCATTCAAAGAAAAGTTCCTACGAAATTTAATGATCCAGGGATGTTCTCTATTCCCTGCACTATTGGTTCGTCTAAATTTGAAAGATGCATGCTAGACTTAGGGGCTTCCATTAATGTCATGCCTAAATCTGTGTATGAGTCTTTACATGGTGGAAAATTGGTCGGAACTGATGTCATGATCCAGCTAGCTGATAGATCATATGCATACCCATTAGGTGTTCTAGAAGATGTTCTTGTTCAAGTGGGTGACTTAATTTTTCCTGCTGATTTTTATATTCTTGATATGGGTGATTCTCGTGATTCGACTAATGTGCCATTGCTGCTAGGTAGACCTTTTCTTAAAACTTCACGAGCTAAAATTGATGTGCATAATGGTATTTTAACAATGGAATTTGATGGTGAAGTTATCACATTTAACATTTTTGATGCTATGAAGTATTCTGACACAATTGGCAGTGTGTGTGCTGTCAATTATATTGATGTTATAGACTGGATTGCACAACAAGTTTTTGACGATGACCATGCTACTAATCTGTCCGATATGACAGGAACTCTTGTACCCACTTCTGATATAGTGAACCTTAGCTTTGTTGACTCTGGTAAGGAATCTACTAAACTTTCCCTACCCCCATCGAGTCAAAAACTTGTCCCATCTATTATTAAAGCACCTGAACTTGAACTTAAACCTCTTCCTGCTAATTTAAAATATGCTTTTCTTGGTGAAAATGAAACATTGCCTGTgattatttctagttcattatcATTGCAGCAGGAAGAAAAATTGTTAAATGTGCTTAGAAAGTATAAAGAAGCTATAGGATGGACTTTAGCTGACATAAAAGGAATCAGTCCCACTCTTTGTATGCATAGAATATTTTTAGAGAAGGATGCTAAACCTTCTCAAAAACCACAACGTAGATTAAATCCTTAA
- the LOC141633704 gene encoding uncharacterized protein LOC141633704 isoform X1 encodes MNQLLTLSHVHSYRCMHNTRRSKGPVTFDPEIEKTARRLRKEFLEKKAEEALHLDKFFCEKEIKMAEKTLKQLATPDVTTTPLSIVFPTLQKPLKLNSSFLNLLPKFYGRSNELPNMHLVAFDLACSSMESEGVKPEDIKLRSFPFSLEESAKEWLFYLPPGSITSWDKLKIAFLEKFQPASRVASIRKEISGIKQGRDESLCEYWERFNRLCASCPQHQISEQLLLFYFYEGLLTKDRGYIDAASGGSLAEKTPTEARNLINNMALNTQQFGTRRDVGEASRVNNVDITSIKDQMQENAQQIATLTTLVSKLVSDQSKPTVCSMNSDIVYTDTAGQPFIIANPEQVNALDGFNNQQRKYDPLSNTYNEGWKDHPNLRYGSGPRPQQNFQNNFQNNFRQQAPQPPSLEEMMKQLTSTVSQVHNQGVSYQQKTDAHLQQIDTQMGQICTTLSNIQTTLGGKLPAQPIPNPKESAQSVTLRSGRVLSEPEVNANIEKELEVRPLGKPEVEGQVIHKSKGLKSDLTVPTFKDPSPFPTRFAKTKKIELENEILKTFRKVELNLPLLDAIKQIPKYAKFLKELCTNKRNIKNKTAEKVSVGENVSALIQRKVPTKFNDPGMFSIPCTIGSSKFERCMLDLGASINVMPKSVYESLHGGKLVGTDVMIQLADRSYAYPLGVLEDVLVQVGDLIFPADFYILDMGDSRDSTNVPLLLGRPFLKTSRAKIDVHNGILTMEFDGEVITFNIFDAMKYSDTIGSVCAVNYIDVIDWIAQQVFDDDHATNLSDMTGTLVPTSDIVNLSFVDSGKESTKLSLPPSSQKLVPSIIKAPELELKPLPANLKYAFLGENETLPVIISSSLSLQQEEKLLNVLRKYKEAIGWTLADIKGISPTLCMHRIFLEKDAKPSQKPQRRLNP; translated from the exons ATGAACCAATTGCTGACATTATCTCATGTTCACTCTTATAGGTGTATGCACAACACTCGTCGCTCAAAGGGACCAGTGACTTTTGATCCAGAGATAGAGAAGACAGCAAGGAGGCTGAGGAAAGAGTTCTTGGAAAAGAAAGCGGAAGAAGCCTTACACCTGGACAAGTTCTTTTGCGAAAAAGAAATTAAAATGGCTGAAAAGACACTGAAGCAGCTGGCCACGCCTGATGTGACCACAACTCCTCTGAGTATCGTATTTCCTACTCTTCAAAAGCCTTTAAAATTAAATTCCAGTTTTCTTAATTTACTCCCTAAGTTTTATGGTCGATCAAATGAGTTACCTAACATGCATTTAGTTGCATTTGACCTGGCATGTTCATCTATGGAGAGTGAGGGGGTAAAACCTGAGGATATTAAATTACGTTCTTTTCCATTCTCATTAGAGGAGTCTGCTAAAGAATGGCTGTTTTACTTGCCACCTGGTTCAATCACTAGCTGGGATAAACTTAAAATTGCTTTTCTAGAAAAATTTCAACCAGCTAGTAGAGTCGCGTCAATAAGAAAAGAGATAAGTGGTATAAAACAGGGCCGGGATGAGTCCTTATGCGAATATTGGGAAAGATTTAATCGTTTATGTGCATCTTGTCCCCAACACCAAATCAGTGAACAACTCCTCCTGTTTTATTTCTATGAAGGTCTTTTAACTAAAGATCGCGGTTACATTGATGCTGCTAGTGGTGGGTCTTTAGCTGAAAAAACACCCACAGAAGCTAGAAATTTGATAAATAATATGGCATTAAACACCCAACAGTTTGGTACTAGGAGAGATGTAGGAGAAGCTAGTAGGGTAAATAATGTTGACATTACGTCTATTAAGGATCAAATGCAAGAAAATGCCCAACAAATTGCTACTCTCACTACATTAGTTTCAAAACTTGTATCTGATCAGTCTAAACCAACTGTCTGTTCAATGAATTCTGATATTGTGTACACTGACACTGCTGGTCAGCCGTTTATTATTGCTAATCCTGAACAGGTTAATGCTTTGGATGGGTTTAATAATCAACAAAGAAAATATGACCCTCTCTCAAACACTTATAATGAGGGTTGGAAGGATCACCCCAATTTAAGGTATGGTTCGGGACCTAGACCacaacaaaattttcaaaataattttCAGAATAATTTTAGGCAACAGGCACCCCAACCACCGTCACTAGAAGAGATGATGAAACAGTTAACCTCTACTGTGAGTCAAGTTCATAATCAGGGTGTCTCTTACCAACAGAAAACTGATGCTCACCTACAACAAATAGACACACAAATGGGTCAAATCTGCACTACTCTGAGTAATATCCAAACTACCTTGGGGGGTAAACTACCAGCTCAACCAATTCCTAATCCTAAAGAGAGTGCTCAATCTGTAACACTTAGAAGTGGTAGGGTCTTAAGTGAACCTGAAGTAAATGCGAATATTGAGAAAGAACTTGAGGTTCGACCGTTAGGAAAACCAGag gtaGAGGGTCAAGTAATTCACAAGAGTAAAGGTCTTAAGTCTGATTTGACTGTACCAACCTTTAAAGATCCTTCCCCTTTCCCGACAAGGTTTGCTAAAACAAAGAAAATTGAACTTGAAAATGAAATCCTGAAAACTTTTAGGAAAGTGGAACTGAATTTACCCTTGCTTGATGCCATtaaacaaattcctaagtatgcAAAATTTTTAAAAGAGCTTTGTACTAATAAGAGGAATATTAAAAATAAGACTGCTGAAAAAGTAAGTGTTGGGGAAAATGTGTCTGCTCTCATTCAAAGAAAAGTTCCTACGAAATTTAATGATCCAGGGATGTTCTCTATTCCCTGCACTATTGGTTCGTCTAAATTTGAAAGATGCATGCTAGACTTAGGGGCTTCCATTAATGTCATGCCTAAATCTGTGTATGAGTCTTTACATGGTGGAAAATTGGTCGGAACTGATGTCATGATCCAGCTAGCTGATAGATCATATGCATACCCATTAGGTGTTCTAGAAGATGTTCTTGTTCAAGTGGGTGACTTAATTTTTCCTGCTGATTTTTATATTCTTGATATGGGTGATTCTCGTGATTCGACTAATGTGCCATTGCTGCTAGGTAGACCTTTTCTTAAAACTTCACGAGCTAAAATTGATGTGCATAATGGTATTTTAACAATGGAATTTGATGGTGAAGTTATCACATTTAACATTTTTGATGCTATGAAGTATTCTGACACAATTGGCAGTGTGTGTGCTGTCAATTATATTGATGTTATAGACTGGATTGCACAACAAGTTTTTGACGATGACCATGCTACTAATCTGTCCGATATGACAGGAACTCTTGTACCCACTTCTGATATAGTGAACCTTAGCTTTGTTGACTCTGGTAAGGAATCTACTAAACTTTCCCTACCCCCATCGAGTCAAAAACTTGTCCCATCTATTATTAAAGCACCTGAACTTGAACTTAAACCTCTTCCTGCTAATTTAAAATATGCTTTTCTTGGTGAAAATGAAACATTGCCTGTgattatttctagttcattatcATTGCAGCAGGAAGAAAAATTGTTAAATGTGCTTAGAAAGTATAAAGAAGCTATAGGATGGACTTTAGCTGACATAAAAGGAATCAGTCCCACTCTTTGTATGCATAGAATATTTTTAGAGAAGGATGCTAAACCTTCTCAAAAACCACAACGTAGATTAAATCCTTAA
- the LOC141633704 gene encoding uncharacterized protein LOC141633704 isoform X3: MHNTRRSKGPVTFDPEIEKTARRLRKEFLEKKAEEALHLDKFFCEKEIKMAEKTLKQLATPDVTTTPLSIVFPTLQKPLKLNSSFLNLLPKFYGRSNELPNMHLVAFDLACSSMESEGVKPEDIKLRSFPFSLEESAKEWLFYLPPGSITSWDKLKIAFLEKFQPASRVASIRKEISGIKQGRDESLCEYWERFNRLCASCPQHQISEQLLLFYFYEGLLTKDRGYIDAASGGSLAEKTPTEARNLINNMALNTQQFGTRRDVGEASRVNNVDITSIKDQMQENAQQIATLTTLVSKLVSDQSKPTVCSMNSDIVYTDTAGQPFIIANPEQVNALDGFNNQQRKYDPLSNTYNEGWKDHPNLRYGSGPRPQQNFQNNFQNNFRQQAPQPPSLEEMMKQLTSTVSQVHNQGVSYQQKTDAHLQQIDTQMGQICTTLSNIQTTLGGKLPAQPIPNPKESAQSVTLRSGRVLSEPEVNANIEKELEVRPLGKPEVEGQVIHKSKGLKSDLTVPTFKDPSPFPTRFAKTKKIELENEILKTFRKVELNLPLLDAIKQIPKYAKFLKELCTNKRNIKNKTAEKVSVGENVSALIQRKVPTKFNDPGMFSIPCTIGSSKFERCMLDLGASINVMPKSVYESLHGGKLVGTDVMIQLADRSYAYPLGVLEDVLVQVGDLIFPADFYILDMGDSRDSTNVPLLLGRPFLKTSRAKIDVHNGILTMEFDGEVITFNIFDAMKYSDTIGSVCAVNYIDVIDWIAQQVFDDDHATNLSDMTGTLVPTSDIVNLSFVDSGKESTKLSLPPSSQKLVPSIIKAPELELKPLPANLKYAFLGENETLPVIISSSLSLQQEEKLLNVLRKYKEAIGWTLADIKGISPTLCMHRIFLEKDAKPSQKPQRRLNP; this comes from the exons ATGCACAACACTCGTCGCTCAAAGGGACCAGTGACTTTTGATCCAGAGATAGAGAAGACAGCAAGGAGGCTGAGGAAAGAGTTCTTGGAAAAGAAAGCGGAAGAAGCCTTACACCTGGACAAGTTCTTTTGCGAAAAAGAAATTAAAATGGCTGAAAAGACACTGAAGCAGCTGGCCACGCCTGATGTGACCACAACTCCTCTGAGTATCGTATTTCCTACTCTTCAAAAGCCTTTAAAATTAAATTCCAGTTTTCTTAATTTACTCCCTAAGTTTTATGGTCGATCAAATGAGTTACCTAACATGCATTTAGTTGCATTTGACCTGGCATGTTCATCTATGGAGAGTGAGGGGGTAAAACCTGAGGATATTAAATTACGTTCTTTTCCATTCTCATTAGAGGAGTCTGCTAAAGAATGGCTGTTTTACTTGCCACCTGGTTCAATCACTAGCTGGGATAAACTTAAAATTGCTTTTCTAGAAAAATTTCAACCAGCTAGTAGAGTCGCGTCAATAAGAAAAGAGATAAGTGGTATAAAACAGGGCCGGGATGAGTCCTTATGCGAATATTGGGAAAGATTTAATCGTTTATGTGCATCTTGTCCCCAACACCAAATCAGTGAACAACTCCTCCTGTTTTATTTCTATGAAGGTCTTTTAACTAAAGATCGCGGTTACATTGATGCTGCTAGTGGTGGGTCTTTAGCTGAAAAAACACCCACAGAAGCTAGAAATTTGATAAATAATATGGCATTAAACACCCAACAGTTTGGTACTAGGAGAGATGTAGGAGAAGCTAGTAGGGTAAATAATGTTGACATTACGTCTATTAAGGATCAAATGCAAGAAAATGCCCAACAAATTGCTACTCTCACTACATTAGTTTCAAAACTTGTATCTGATCAGTCTAAACCAACTGTCTGTTCAATGAATTCTGATATTGTGTACACTGACACTGCTGGTCAGCCGTTTATTATTGCTAATCCTGAACAGGTTAATGCTTTGGATGGGTTTAATAATCAACAAAGAAAATATGACCCTCTCTCAAACACTTATAATGAGGGTTGGAAGGATCACCCCAATTTAAGGTATGGTTCGGGACCTAGACCacaacaaaattttcaaaataattttCAGAATAATTTTAGGCAACAGGCACCCCAACCACCGTCACTAGAAGAGATGATGAAACAGTTAACCTCTACTGTGAGTCAAGTTCATAATCAGGGTGTCTCTTACCAACAGAAAACTGATGCTCACCTACAACAAATAGACACACAAATGGGTCAAATCTGCACTACTCTGAGTAATATCCAAACTACCTTGGGGGGTAAACTACCAGCTCAACCAATTCCTAATCCTAAAGAGAGTGCTCAATCTGTAACACTTAGAAGTGGTAGGGTCTTAAGTGAACCTGAAGTAAATGCGAATATTGAGAAAGAACTTGAGGTTCGACCGTTAGGAAAACCAGag gtaGAGGGTCAAGTAATTCACAAGAGTAAAGGTCTTAAGTCTGATTTGACTGTACCAACCTTTAAAGATCCTTCCCCTTTCCCGACAAGGTTTGCTAAAACAAAGAAAATTGAACTTGAAAATGAAATCCTGAAAACTTTTAGGAAAGTGGAACTGAATTTACCCTTGCTTGATGCCATtaaacaaattcctaagtatgcAAAATTTTTAAAAGAGCTTTGTACTAATAAGAGGAATATTAAAAATAAGACTGCTGAAAAAGTAAGTGTTGGGGAAAATGTGTCTGCTCTCATTCAAAGAAAAGTTCCTACGAAATTTAATGATCCAGGGATGTTCTCTATTCCCTGCACTATTGGTTCGTCTAAATTTGAAAGATGCATGCTAGACTTAGGGGCTTCCATTAATGTCATGCCTAAATCTGTGTATGAGTCTTTACATGGTGGAAAATTGGTCGGAACTGATGTCATGATCCAGCTAGCTGATAGATCATATGCATACCCATTAGGTGTTCTAGAAGATGTTCTTGTTCAAGTGGGTGACTTAATTTTTCCTGCTGATTTTTATATTCTTGATATGGGTGATTCTCGTGATTCGACTAATGTGCCATTGCTGCTAGGTAGACCTTTTCTTAAAACTTCACGAGCTAAAATTGATGTGCATAATGGTATTTTAACAATGGAATTTGATGGTGAAGTTATCACATTTAACATTTTTGATGCTATGAAGTATTCTGACACAATTGGCAGTGTGTGTGCTGTCAATTATATTGATGTTATAGACTGGATTGCACAACAAGTTTTTGACGATGACCATGCTACTAATCTGTCCGATATGACAGGAACTCTTGTACCCACTTCTGATATAGTGAACCTTAGCTTTGTTGACTCTGGTAAGGAATCTACTAAACTTTCCCTACCCCCATCGAGTCAAAAACTTGTCCCATCTATTATTAAAGCACCTGAACTTGAACTTAAACCTCTTCCTGCTAATTTAAAATATGCTTTTCTTGGTGAAAATGAAACATTGCCTGTgattatttctagttcattatcATTGCAGCAGGAAGAAAAATTGTTAAATGTGCTTAGAAAGTATAAAGAAGCTATAGGATGGACTTTAGCTGACATAAAAGGAATCAGTCCCACTCTTTGTATGCATAGAATATTTTTAGAGAAGGATGCTAAACCTTCTCAAAAACCACAACGTAGATTAAATCCTTAA